A DNA window from Bradyrhizobium sp. CCBAU 53421 contains the following coding sequences:
- a CDS encoding alpha/beta fold hydrolase, translated as MTIVPAGFLSIDGADLEYRMIGPSPETAPTLVMLHEGLGSVGLWGDLPEKLQAATGAGVFAYSRAGYGASSPAKLPRRVDYMHREALDVLPKVLDRIGFRRGLLVGHSDGASIAAIYAGAHQDHRLQGLALIAPHFIVEDISVQSIAEIKTAYETTNLKEKLARWHKDVDNAFRGWNDAWLDPSFRDWDISDYLAYIRVPVLIVQGADDQYGTMRQVEIAQDECYCPVDVVAIDGAGHSPHREAPVVTLEAVTEFARAALRDDPALAA; from the coding sequence ATGACCATTGTCCCCGCAGGCTTCCTCAGCATCGACGGCGCCGATCTCGAATACCGCATGATCGGTCCGTCACCCGAAACGGCGCCGACCCTCGTGATGCTGCATGAAGGCCTCGGCAGCGTCGGGCTGTGGGGTGATCTCCCCGAGAAGCTGCAGGCGGCGACCGGCGCCGGCGTGTTCGCCTATTCGCGCGCGGGCTACGGCGCCTCGTCACCGGCGAAGCTGCCGCGCCGGGTCGACTACATGCACCGCGAGGCGCTCGACGTGCTGCCGAAGGTTCTCGATCGGATCGGCTTCCGCCGCGGCCTTCTGGTCGGCCACTCCGACGGCGCCTCGATCGCGGCGATCTATGCCGGCGCGCATCAGGATCATCGCCTGCAAGGTCTTGCTCTGATCGCGCCGCACTTCATCGTCGAGGACATCTCGGTGCAGTCGATCGCCGAGATCAAGACGGCGTATGAGACCACCAATCTGAAAGAGAAGCTCGCGCGCTGGCACAAGGATGTCGACAATGCCTTCCGTGGCTGGAACGACGCCTGGCTCGATCCGTCATTCCGTGACTGGGATATCTCCGATTATCTCGCTTACATCCGCGTGCCCGTGCTGATCGTGCAGGGCGCGGACGATCAATACGGCACCATGCGTCAGGTCGAAATCGCCCAGGACGAGTGCTACTGCCCGGTCGATGTCGTGGCCATCGACGGCGCCGGCCACTCGCCGCATCGCGAGGCGCCCGTTGTGACGCTGGAAGCAGTCACTGAATTCGCCAGAGCGGCGCTGCGCGACGACCCGGCCCTGGCGGCCTGA
- a CDS encoding helix-turn-helix transcriptional regulator codes for MTAANDPETDFLEQLGQRVRTMRALRGMSRKVLAKVSGISERYIAQLESGKGNVSIVLLRRVAGAMGAHLEDLIPSSEPVPDWAVMRDLLRKATPNQIAQAKDMLAGSSPLAPRGASFSGIALIGLRGAGKTTLGRMLAKKIGWSFVELNKEIEAQNGLSVAEIIALYGQEGFRRMEQAALTQLLARKELMVLATGGGIVSEALTFDLILSSFYTIWLKAEPEEHMARVRRQGDLRPMADDRSAMAELRNILVSREPLYARASAVVDTAGLSVDAAAARLIDSVRPVLQNEARSFGLRSVAL; via the coding sequence ATGACCGCAGCCAACGATCCGGAAACCGACTTCCTCGAACAGCTCGGCCAGCGCGTGCGCACCATGCGCGCGCTCCGTGGCATGTCGCGCAAGGTGCTCGCCAAGGTCTCCGGCATTTCCGAACGCTACATCGCCCAGCTCGAGAGCGGCAAAGGCAATGTCTCGATCGTGCTGCTGCGCCGTGTCGCAGGCGCGATGGGCGCGCATCTCGAAGACCTGATCCCCTCCAGCGAGCCGGTTCCGGACTGGGCCGTGATGCGCGATCTCCTGCGCAAGGCCACGCCGAACCAGATCGCGCAGGCCAAGGACATGCTCGCCGGCAGCAGCCCGCTTGCACCGCGCGGCGCCTCGTTCTCCGGCATCGCGCTAATCGGCCTGCGCGGCGCCGGCAAGACCACGCTCGGGCGGATGCTGGCGAAGAAGATCGGCTGGAGCTTCGTCGAGCTCAACAAGGAGATCGAGGCGCAGAATGGTCTCTCGGTCGCCGAGATCATCGCATTGTACGGCCAAGAAGGCTTTCGCCGCATGGAGCAGGCCGCGCTGACGCAACTGCTCGCGCGGAAGGAATTGATGGTGCTGGCGACCGGCGGCGGCATCGTCTCCGAGGCGCTGACCTTCGACCTGATCCTGTCGTCGTTCTACACGATCTGGCTGAAAGCCGAGCCGGAAGAGCACATGGCCCGCGTCCGCCGCCAGGGCGATCTGCGCCCGATGGCCGACGATCGCTCGGCGATGGCGGAATTGCGCAACATCCTGGTCAGCCGCGAGCCGCTCTATGCCCGCGCCTCGGCCGTGGTCGACACCGCCGGCCTCTCTGTCGACGCCGCCGCCGCGCGGCTGATCGATTCGGTGCGGCCTGTGCTGCAGAACGAGGCGCGCAGTTTTGGTCTGCGCAGCGTGGCGCTGTAG
- a CDS encoding IclR family transcriptional regulator C-terminal domain-containing protein translates to MPKLKRTDQDERATDFVEALDRGLRLLQVFGTVTGPATLSDLARAADLPRATARRILFTLAHGGFVATDGKLFTLTPHVLTLAGSFLQSNQVVTVLQPVLDRIATAAQEIASLALLDGDDVVFVARSSPTRVFSAGLDIGYRLPAFCTSVGRAMLGRLDDEELAARLKAMRRDPVTPQTVTDPKKLLATIIADRAQGYSLVDREAEPHFRSISVPVRRYDGTIVAAINMGAHVDRVPARELIDRFLPLLRDGADDVKSRLL, encoded by the coding sequence ATGCCCAAGCTGAAGCGGACCGATCAGGACGAGCGCGCCACCGACTTCGTCGAGGCGCTCGATCGCGGCCTGCGGCTGTTGCAGGTGTTCGGCACCGTTACGGGTCCTGCGACCTTGAGCGACCTGGCGCGCGCCGCCGATTTGCCGCGCGCCACCGCGCGCCGCATCCTGTTCACGCTGGCGCATGGCGGCTTCGTTGCGACTGACGGCAAGCTGTTCACGCTGACGCCGCATGTGCTGACGCTGGCGGGCTCGTTCCTGCAATCCAACCAGGTGGTGACGGTGCTGCAGCCGGTGCTCGACCGCATCGCGACCGCAGCACAGGAGATCGCCTCGCTGGCCCTGCTCGACGGTGACGACGTCGTGTTCGTCGCGCGCTCGAGCCCGACGCGGGTGTTCTCCGCCGGCCTCGACATCGGCTACCGGCTGCCGGCGTTCTGCACCTCGGTCGGCCGCGCCATGCTCGGCCGGCTCGATGATGAAGAACTGGCGGCACGGCTGAAGGCGATGCGCCGCGATCCGGTGACGCCGCAGACGGTCACCGATCCGAAGAAACTGCTCGCCACCATCATCGCCGATCGCGCGCAGGGCTACTCGCTGGTCGACCGCGAGGCCGAGCCGCATTTCCGCTCGATCTCGGTGCCGGTGCGCCGCTACGACGGCACCATCGTCGCCGCCATCAACATGGGCGCGCACGTCGATCGGGTGCCAGCCAGGGAATTGATCGATCGCTTCCTGCCGCTGCTGCGCGACGGCGCCGATGATGTGAAGAGCCGGCTTCTTTAG
- a CDS encoding benzoate-CoA ligase family protein → MTYNAVSWLLDRNVDEGRGDKVVFDDTVSQITYGQLQQQTRRVGNMLRRLGVRREERVAMIMLDTVDFPIVFLGAIRAGVVPVPLNTLLTSEQFAYILGDCRSRVLFVSEALLPVLKDAIPLLPDLEHVVVSGKDAQGHKLLADELARESDKFTTAPTHPEEPAFWLYSSGSTGMPKGVRHLQASLQATADTYGKQVLAVREDDVCLSAAKLFFAYGLGNSLTFPMSVGASTVLNSARPTPALMFELMNTYNPTIFYGAPTLFAAMLNDEASKGARAGTRLRICASAGEALPESVGHSWKSRFGVDILDGIGSTELLHVFLSNAPGDIKYGTSGRPVPGYKVRLVSDAGDDVPDGEVGELLVEAPSAGEGYWNQRNKSKNTFQGHWTRTGDKYVRNEDGRYTFCGRADDMFKVSGIWVSPFEVESALITHPAVLEAAVVPEADPEGLLKPKAYVVLRAGSATDNLFEALKEHVKQKIGPWKYPRWIEVVDDLPKTATGKIQRFKLRDGEGVKHWGSR, encoded by the coding sequence ATGACTTACAACGCAGTCTCCTGGCTGCTCGACCGCAATGTCGATGAAGGCCGCGGCGACAAGGTCGTGTTCGACGACACGGTGTCGCAAATCACCTATGGCCAGTTGCAGCAGCAGACCCGGCGGGTCGGCAACATGCTGCGCCGGCTCGGCGTCCGCCGCGAGGAGCGGGTCGCCATGATCATGCTGGACACGGTCGATTTCCCGATCGTGTTCCTCGGCGCGATCCGCGCCGGCGTGGTGCCGGTGCCGCTCAACACGCTGCTGACATCGGAGCAGTTCGCGTACATCCTCGGCGATTGCCGTTCGCGCGTGCTGTTCGTGTCCGAGGCCTTGCTGCCGGTGCTGAAGGATGCAATCCCCCTGCTGCCTGATCTCGAACATGTCGTGGTCTCCGGCAAGGATGCGCAGGGTCACAAATTGCTTGCGGACGAGCTGGCACGCGAGAGCGACAAATTCACGACCGCGCCGACTCATCCTGAAGAGCCTGCATTCTGGCTCTATTCGTCGGGGTCGACCGGCATGCCCAAAGGCGTCCGGCATCTGCAAGCCAGCCTGCAGGCGACCGCCGACACTTACGGCAAGCAGGTGCTCGCGGTCAGGGAGGACGACGTCTGCCTCTCGGCGGCAAAGCTGTTCTTCGCCTATGGGCTCGGCAACTCGCTGACGTTCCCGATGTCGGTTGGTGCCAGCACGGTGCTCAATTCCGCGCGGCCAACGCCGGCGCTGATGTTCGAGCTGATGAACACATACAATCCGACCATCTTCTACGGCGCGCCGACGCTGTTTGCCGCGATGCTCAACGACGAGGCGTCAAAGGGCGCGCGCGCCGGGACACGGTTGCGGATCTGTGCGTCCGCCGGCGAGGCGCTGCCGGAATCCGTCGGCCATAGCTGGAAGTCGCGGTTCGGCGTCGACATCCTCGACGGCATCGGCTCGACCGAGCTGCTGCACGTCTTCCTTTCGAACGCGCCCGGCGACATCAAATACGGCACGTCCGGCCGTCCCGTTCCCGGCTACAAGGTTCGTCTGGTCAGCGATGCCGGTGACGATGTGCCGGACGGCGAAGTCGGTGAGCTCCTGGTCGAGGCGCCATCGGCCGGCGAGGGCTATTGGAACCAGCGCAACAAGAGCAAGAACACCTTTCAGGGGCATTGGACCCGCACCGGCGACAAATATGTCCGCAACGAAGACGGCCGCTACACCTTCTGCGGCCGCGCCGACGACATGTTCAAGGTCTCGGGCATCTGGGTCTCGCCGTTCGAGGTCGAGAGCGCGCTGATCACCCATCCCGCGGTGCTGGAAGCCGCGGTCGTGCCGGAGGCCGATCCGGAAGGGCTCTTGAAGCCGAAGGCCTATGTGGTGCTGCGTGCAGGCAGTGCGACCGACAATCTCTTCGAGGCGCTCAAGGAGCACGTCAAGCAGAAGATCGGCCCGTGGAAATATCCGCGCTGGATCGAGGTGGTTGACGATCTACCGAAGACCGCGACCGGGAAGATACAGCGATTCAAGTTGCGCGACGGTGAAGGCGTGAAGCACTGGGGGAGCCGGTGA